One Coccinella septempunctata chromosome 8, icCocSept1.1, whole genome shotgun sequence genomic window carries:
- the LOC123319260 gene encoding uncharacterized protein LOC123319260, with protein sequence MIEFYFDSSYFSFGGNIYLQLDGSAMGNPLSPILAEIAMDELVSSVLANLPFVLPFFWLYVDDSITAVPEEEFDTILDYFNAFNPKLQFTMETERDNKLAFLDVEVHRKECGTLLTNWFTKPTSSGRILNYHSYNPIGHKLSTVKGLLHRMMNLIHHTFHDSNLRTIKNILKMNNYPNTFVNKCLNSYFRQHRAFNNSEKPPCKFYKFPFIDGLSQRISTVFDSNTKLAFYNVRSTKCLYTRLKDPTPLLSLSNVIYKIPCSCGKSYIGQTKQYLKSRISQHTNDCKNQNQNKPNKTALASHHFETGHSFIFEDATVLDREANWFKRNVGEMIQINLADTVNLRSDCANLSIIYSNILNIYARQNIKFR encoded by the coding sequence ATGATCGAGTTTTATTTCGATTCGAGTTACTTCAGTTTTGGAGGGAACATATATTTACAGCTAGACGGAAGTGCCATGGGCAACCCTCTTAGTCCAATTCTAGCAGAGATAGCAATGGATGAGTTGGTGTCTTCGGTGTTGGCGAACTTACCTTTTGTTCTTCCCTTCTTCTGGTTATACGTGGATGATTCGATCACAGCAGTGCCCGAGGAGGAATTCGATACCATCCTAGATTACTTCAATGCATTCAACCCAAAACTTCAGTTTACCATGGAGACAGAAAGAGATAATAAACTAGCCTTTCTAGATGTTGAAGTACATAGAAAAGAGTGTGGAACCCTACTTACGAATTGGTTCACCAAGCCAACTAGCTCGGGCAGAATTTTAAATTACCACTCCTACAACCCTATTGGCCATAAGTTGAGTACTGTTAAGGGTTTACTTCACAGAATGATGAACCTCATTCACCATACCTTTCATGACTCCAATTTGAGAACTATTAAAAACATTCTCAAGATGAACAATTACCCGAATACCTTCGTGAATAAGTGCTTAAATTCTTACTTCAGACAACATAGGGCCTTTAACAACTCAGAAAAGCCTCCGTGTAAGTTTTACAAGTTTCCTTTCATTGATGGGCTTTCACAGAGAATAAGTACAGTGTTCGACAGCAATACCAAATTGGCCTTTTACAATGTCAGATCCACCAAGTGTTTATACACGCGTTTGAAAGATCCCACACCGTTATTATCGCTGTCAAACGTAATATATAAGATACCATGTTCTTGCGGGAAATCATATATTGGCCAGACCAAACAGTACCTAAAGTCGAGGATAAGCCAACATACCAACGATTGTAAAAACCAGAATCAGAATAAACCAAACAAAACAGCGTTAGCATCACACCATTTTGAAACTGGACACTCTTTTATATTCGAAGATGCCACAGTGCTAGATCGGGAGGCCAATTGGTTTAAACGCAACGTGGGGGAGATGATCCAAATAAACTTGGCCGACACTGTCAACCTAAGAAGTGACTGCGCTAATCTTAGCATTATATATAGCAACATACTAAACATATACGCACgacaaaatattaaattcaggtag
- the LOC123319261 gene encoding uncharacterized protein LOC123319261, producing MIEFYFDSSYFSFGGNIYLQLDGSAMGNPLSPILAEIAMDELVSSVLANLPFVLPFFWLYVDDSITAVPEEEFDTILDYFNAFNPKLQFTMETERDNKLAFLDVEVHRKECETLLTNWFTKPTSSGRILNYHSYNPIGHKLSTVKGLLHRMMNLIHHTFHDSNLRTIKNILKMNNYPNTFVNKCLNSYFRQHRAFNNSEKPPCKFYKFPFIDGLSQRISTVFDSNTKLAFYNVRSTKCLYTRLKDPTPLLSLSNVIYKIPCSCGKSYIGQTKQYLKSRISQHTNDCKNQNQNKPNKTALASHHFETGHSFIFEDVTVLDREANWFKRNVGEMIQINLADTVNLRSDCANLRIIYSNILNIYARQNIKFR from the coding sequence ATGATCGAGTTTTATTTCGATTCGAGTTACTTCAGTTTTGGAGGGAACATATATTTACAGCTAGACGGAAGTGCCATGGGCAACCCTCTTAGTCCAATTCTAGCAGAGATAGCAATGGATGAGTTGGTGTCTTCGGTGTTGGCGAACTTACCTTTTGTTCTTCCCTTCTTCTGGTTATACGTGGATGATTCGATCACAGCAGTGCCCGAGGAGGAATTCGATACCATCCTAGATTACTTCAATGCATTCAACCCAAAACTTCAGTTTACCATGGAGACAGAAAGAGATAATAAACTAGCCTTTCTAGATGTTGAAGTACATAGAAAAGAGTGTGAAACCCTACTTACGAATTGGTTCACCAAGCCAACTAGCTCGGGCAGAATTTTAAATTACCACTCCTACAACCCTATTGGCCATAAGTTGAGTACTGTTAAGGGTTTACTTCACAGAATGATGAACCTCATTCACCATACCTTTCATGACTCCAATTTGAGAACTATTAAAAACATTCTCAAGATGAACAATTACCCGAATACCTTCGTGAATAAGTGCTTAAATTCTTACTTCAGACAACATAGGGCCTTTAACAACTCAGAAAAGCCTCCGTGTAAGTTTTACAAGTTTCCTTTCATTGATGGGCTTTCACAGAGAATAAGTACAGTGTTCGACAGCAATACCAAATTGGCCTTTTACAATGTCAGATCCACCAAGTGTTTATACACGCGTTTGAAAGATCCCACACCGTTATTATCGTTGTCAAACGTAATATATAAGATACCATGTTCTTGCGGGAAATCATATATTGGCCAGACCAAACAGTACCTAAAGTCGAGGATAAGCCAACATACCAACGATTGTAAAAACCAGAATCAGAATAAACCAAACAAAACAGCGTTAGCATCACACCATTTTGAAACTGGACACTCTTTTATATTCGAAGATGTCACAGTGCTAGATCGGGAGGCCAATTGGTTTAAACGCAACGTGGGGGAGATGATCCAAATAAACTTGGCCGACACTGTCAACCTAAGAAGTGACTGCGCTAATCTTAGGATTATATATAGCAACATACTAAATATATACGCACgacaaaatattaaattcaggtag
- the LOC123319259 gene encoding uncharacterized protein LOC123319259, with amino-acid sequence MIEFYFDSSYFSFGGNIYLQLDGSAMGNPLSPILAEIAMDELVSSVLANLPFVLPFFWLYVDDSITAVPEEEFDTILDYFNAFNPKLQFTMETERDNKLAFLDVEVHRKECGTLLTNWFTKPTSSGRILNYHSYNPIGHKLSTVKGLLHRMMNLIHHTFHDSNLRTIKNILKMNNYPNTFVNKCLNSYFRQHRAFNNSEKPPCKFYKFPFIDGLSQRISTVFDSNTKLAFYNVRSTKCLYTRLKDPTPLLSLSNVIYKIPCSCGKSYIGQTKQYLKSRISQHINDCKNQNQNKPNKTALASHHFETGHSFIFEDVTVLDREANWFKRNVGEMIQINLADTVNLRSDCANLSIIYSNILNIYARQNIKFR; translated from the coding sequence ATGATCGAGTTTTATTTCGATTCGAGTTACTTCAGTTTTGGAGGGAACATATATTTACAGCTAGACGGAAGTGCCATGGGCAACCCTCTTAGTCCAATTCTAGCAGAGATAGCAATGGATGAGTTGGTGTCTTCGGTGTTGGCGAACTTACCTTTTGTTCTTCCCTTCTTCTGGTTATACGTGGATGATTCGATCACAGCAGTGCCCGAGGAGGAATTCGATACCATCCTAGATTACTTCAATGCATTCAACCCAAAACTTCAGTTTACCATGGAGACAGAAAGAGATAATAAACTAGCCTTTCTAGATGTTGAAGTACATAGAAAAGAGTGTGGAACCCTACTTACGAATTGGTTCACCAAGCCAACTAGCTCGGGCAGAATTTTAAATTACCACTCCTACAACCCTATTGGCCATAAGTTGAGTACTGTTAAGGGTTTACTTCACAGAATGATGAACCTCATTCACCATACCTTTCATGACTCCAATTTGAGAACTATTAAAAACATTCTCAAGATGAACAATTACCCGAATACCTTCGTGAATAAGTGCTTAAATTCTTACTTCAGACAACATAGGGCCTTTAACAACTCAGAAAAGCCTCCGTGTAAGTTTTACAAGTTTCCTTTCATTGATGGGCTTTCACAGAGAATAAGTACAGTGTTCGACAGCAATACCAAATTGGCCTTTTACAATGTCAGATCCACCAAGTGTTTATACACGCGTTTGAAAGATCCCACACCGTTATTATCGTTGTCAAACGTAATATATAAGATACCATGTTCTTGCGGGAAATCATATATTGGCCAGACCAAACAGTACCTAAAGTCGAGGATAAGCCAACATATCAACGATTGTAAAAACCAGAATCAGAATAAACCAAACAAAACAGCGTTAGCATCACACCATTTTGAAACTGGACACTCTTTTATATTCGAAGATGTCACAGTGCTAGATCGGGAGGCCAATTGGTTTAAACGCAACGTGGGGGAGATGATCCAAATAAACTTGGCCGACACTGTCAACCTAAGAAGTGACTGCGCTAATCTTAGCATTATATATAGCAACATACTAAATATATACGCACgacaaaatattaaattcaggtag